Proteins encoded by one window of Monoglobus pectinilyticus:
- a CDS encoding RusA family crossover junction endodeoxyribonuclease has protein sequence MITEFFVAIIPPTVTHQEKKVSVIKGKPVFYEPYNLKDARLKLMSHLARFVPAKKYIGGVRLIVKWCFPRKNHRDGEYKITKPDTDNLQKLLKDVMTKLGYWADDNLVASEIVEKFWAEKPGIYIRIEDL, from the coding sequence ATGATAACTGAATTTTTTGTTGCAATTATTCCACCAACTGTTACTCATCAAGAAAAGAAAGTCAGTGTGATAAAAGGTAAACCGGTTTTTTATGAACCATATAATTTAAAAGACGCCCGTTTAAAACTTATGTCACATTTAGCTAGATTTGTTCCAGCAAAAAAATATATTGGTGGAGTTCGGCTTATTGTAAAATGGTGTTTCCCGAGAAAAAATCACAGAGACGGTGAGTATAAAATAACTAAGCCGGATACGGACAATTTACAGAAGTTACTCAAGGATGTAATGACAAAGTTGGGGTATTGGGCAGATGATAATTTGGTGGCAAGTGAAATTGTGGAAAAATTTTGGGCTGAAAAGCCCGGAATATATATCAGGATAGAGGATTTGTAA
- a CDS encoding dATP/dGTP diphosphohydrolase domain-containing protein, which translates to MKYDEGKPKLTLCPTEIITAVAMVREYGAKKYGDSDSWKDVEPQRYRDAAFRHFVSYINDPLGADEESGLPHLWHLACNIAFLCAMEKD; encoded by the coding sequence ATGAAATATGACGAAGGAAAGCCGAAACTTACCTTGTGCCCGACAGAAATAATTACAGCGGTTGCCATGGTAAGAGAGTATGGAGCAAAAAAGTATGGAGATAGTGACAGCTGGAAAGATGTTGAACCGCAAAGGTACAGAGACGCGGCTTTCAGACACTTTGTGTCATACATAAATGACCCTTTGGGTGCAGATGAAGAAAGCGGACTGCCGCATTTGTGGCATTTGGCTTGCAATATTGCGTTTTTGTGCGCTATGGAAAAGGACTGA
- a CDS encoding terminase small subunit, with the protein MRYLTEKQKRFCDEYLIDLNGTRAYKNAYPNVKNNDSAAVNASKLLRNTKIKAYISEQIEKLHNEKTADAQEVVEYLTSVMRGKSKAEVLVVEGRGDGFSKTKHIEKSPDEKERLKAAELLGKYYTLFTERTQVDGIAQVQILDNIPKGDDSG; encoded by the coding sequence GTGAGATATTTGACTGAAAAACAGAAACGTTTCTGTGATGAATATTTGATAGATTTGAATGGGACTCGAGCATATAAGAACGCTTATCCCAATGTAAAAAATAATGATTCGGCGGCTGTAAATGCTTCTAAACTGCTAAGAAATACTAAGATTAAAGCATATATTAGTGAGCAAATTGAGAAGCTGCACAACGAAAAGACAGCAGATGCGCAGGAGGTTGTAGAGTATCTCACGTCAGTAATGCGGGGTAAAAGTAAAGCGGAGGTGCTTGTTGTTGAGGGACGGGGAGATGGCTTTTCGAAGACGAAGCACATTGAAAAATCTCCTGATGAAAAAGAACGTTTAAAAGCGGCAGAGTTGCTTGGTAAGTATTACACACTGTTTACAGAACGAACGCAGGTTGATGGAATAGCGCAGGTTCAGATTTTAGACAATATTCCAAAGGGTGATGATAGTGGTTAG
- a CDS encoding PBSX family phage terminase large subunit — protein MIVVSLTDLIAPSFYALHHDIKRGGHTHYWLKGGRGSTKSSFISVEIVLGIMSNPSANAVVVRKVGLYLKDSVYEQLVWAIEKLGVSHLWQFKLSPLELIYLPTGQRILFRGADKPKKLKSTKVHRGYIRYIWYEEVDEFGGMEEIRTINQSLMRGGEMYNVFYSYNPPQSQRNWVNEEVLTTRSDRVIHHSTYLSVPPQWLGEQFILEAEHLKKTKPSNYNHEYLGEVTGTGGEVFTNLDVREISEEEIAVFDRIRRGIDFGYAVDPFAYLVCHYDKTRKRLYLMDEIYKVGLSNRAAAELIQGCEVYDGYIVCDSAEPKSIAELRGYGLKVRGAKKGPDSIEYGIKFLQSLEVIIIDPVRCPHAANEFYNYELERDSRGEFKASYPDKDNHTIDAVRYALEDDMSNRGIEIRSRKELGI, from the coding sequence ATGATAGTGGTTAGTTTGACAGACCTTATCGCGCCTTCTTTTTATGCTCTTCACCATGATATTAAGCGAGGCGGGCATACACACTACTGGCTAAAGGGCGGCAGAGGAAGCACAAAATCTTCTTTTATCAGCGTGGAAATTGTGCTTGGTATAATGAGTAATCCGAGTGCTAATGCCGTTGTAGTTCGCAAGGTGGGACTTTATCTTAAAGACAGTGTATATGAACAGCTTGTGTGGGCGATAGAAAAACTCGGAGTATCACACCTTTGGCAATTCAAGCTGTCGCCGCTTGAACTGATATATCTTCCGACAGGGCAGCGGATATTATTCAGGGGAGCAGATAAGCCCAAGAAACTGAAATCTACCAAGGTGCACAGAGGATATATTCGTTATATTTGGTATGAGGAAGTGGACGAATTTGGAGGCATGGAAGAGATACGTACGATTAATCAGTCACTTATGCGCGGAGGTGAAATGTATAATGTATTTTACTCTTACAACCCTCCGCAAAGTCAACGGAATTGGGTAAATGAAGAGGTATTGACAACGCGAAGCGACAGAGTGATACACCACAGCACATATTTAAGCGTTCCTCCTCAGTGGCTCGGCGAACAGTTTATTTTGGAGGCGGAGCATTTAAAGAAGACGAAACCGAGTAATTATAACCACGAGTATTTGGGAGAGGTTACCGGAACGGGCGGCGAGGTGTTTACAAACCTTGATGTTCGCGAGATAAGCGAAGAAGAGATTGCGGTTTTTGACCGGATCAGGCGGGGAATTGACTTTGGGTATGCGGTTGACCCGTTTGCGTATCTCGTCTGCCACTATGACAAGACACGGAAGCGGCTGTACCTCATGGATGAAATATACAAAGTCGGCTTGTCAAATCGTGCGGCGGCGGAGTTGATCCAAGGGTGCGAGGTGTATGACGGTTACATTGTCTGCGACAGCGCGGAACCTAAAAGCATAGCGGAGTTAAGAGGATATGGCCTTAAAGTACGCGGAGCAAAGAAAGGGCCCGATAGTATTGAGTATGGTATTAAGTTCCTGCAGTCGCTTGAAGTAATAATTATCGACCCTGTGCGGTGTCCGCATGCTGCCAACGAGTTTTATAACTACGAGCTTGAACGTGACAGCAGAGGTGAGTTTAAAGCTTCTTACCCTGACAAGGATAACCACACAATTGACGCGGTTAGGTATGCGCTGGAAGATGATATGAGTAACAGAGGTATTGAGATAAGAAGCAGGAAGGAGCTGGGTATATGA
- a CDS encoding phage portal protein — protein MIVDAETVKEVDGRILGKLINKRAEDTARLIKLKDYYLGKHDVLYRRPKGKGLPNNKTVCNHAKYIVDMTQGYLLGAPIAYSAADGIDIEPLKNAYFESEIQNTDSRIVRDMSIYGHSYELVYANEDSKPKSAVLEPRQAFIVYDDTVEQRKLFGVHYYTITDIDGLEVGKVANVYTENEVIKYRSTGGGSVYEEIERTAHSFGRVPMIEYINNEDKQGDFEQLIGLIDAYNTLMSDRVNDKEQFVDAILFLKNVEVDSEKAKELLTEKIMMSFTPDAEAKYLQKVLNETDVEILRNNIKDDLHKFSLTPDLTDENFGNNLSGVAIRYKLLGFEQHVKNKERFLVLGLKERFDLYVHYLSLLSRMSVVSSGDVDFIFNRNLPENNLELAQTINYLRGLVSDETLLEQLDFVSDSAEEMELVEKQEESRVEREIKREELYRKSTGADYTALEDLTDEKC, from the coding sequence ATGATAGTTGACGCTGAGACGGTAAAAGAGGTTGACGGAAGAATATTGGGAAAGCTGATTAATAAACGTGCTGAAGATACGGCACGGCTTATCAAGCTTAAAGATTATTATTTGGGAAAACATGATGTGCTTTATCGAAGACCTAAAGGCAAAGGCTTGCCGAACAACAAAACGGTATGTAACCATGCGAAGTACATAGTTGATATGACACAAGGTTATTTGCTCGGCGCGCCTATTGCGTACAGTGCGGCAGACGGTATTGATATCGAACCGTTAAAGAACGCATATTTTGAAAGCGAGATACAAAATACAGACAGCCGGATTGTACGGGATATGTCTATTTACGGACATTCATATGAGTTGGTTTATGCGAACGAAGATTCCAAACCGAAGTCTGCTGTGCTTGAACCGCGGCAGGCGTTTATTGTTTATGATGATACTGTAGAGCAAAGAAAACTGTTCGGTGTGCATTACTACACGATAACAGATATAGACGGTCTGGAAGTGGGTAAAGTCGCTAATGTTTATACAGAAAACGAGGTTATAAAATACCGAAGCACAGGGGGAGGGAGCGTTTATGAAGAAATAGAGAGGACGGCGCATTCATTTGGCAGGGTGCCGATGATTGAGTATATCAACAATGAAGACAAGCAGGGCGATTTTGAACAGCTTATCGGTCTTATAGACGCATACAACACGCTGATGAGTGACCGCGTTAATGATAAGGAGCAGTTTGTAGACGCTATATTGTTCCTTAAAAACGTAGAGGTTGACAGCGAAAAAGCCAAAGAATTATTGACTGAAAAAATAATGATGTCTTTCACGCCGGACGCGGAAGCAAAATATTTACAAAAGGTTCTAAACGAGACTGATGTAGAGATACTGAGGAATAATATCAAGGACGATTTACATAAATTTTCATTAACGCCCGACCTCACAGACGAGAATTTCGGCAATAACCTTTCCGGCGTTGCTATAAGATACAAGCTTTTGGGGTTTGAACAGCATGTTAAGAATAAGGAACGGTTTTTAGTTCTTGGACTTAAAGAAAGATTTGACCTATATGTCCATTATTTATCTTTACTAAGCCGTATGAGTGTAGTAAGTTCGGGAGATGTTGACTTTATCTTCAATCGAAATCTTCCTGAGAATAATTTGGAGCTGGCACAGACGATTAATTATCTGCGCGGTCTTGTATCTGATGAAACACTGCTTGAGCAGCTTGATTTTGTGTCCGATTCAGCGGAAGAAATGGAGCTTGTGGAAAAGCAGGAGGAAAGCCGCGTAGAGCGCGAGATAAAGCGCGAGGAACTTTACAGAAAGAGCACGGGCGCGGATTATACAGCGCTTGAAGATTTAACTGATGAGAAGTGCTGA
- a CDS encoding minor capsid protein, translated as MRSADYWLRVALMRELDAHNRGAYTIQELRRMYDSIIKDIDKEIKKIFNTYKNGVQITAEEAEQLINKAAQNQIADRLSEILKDTEDPKQRLELMRKIHAQAYGARISRLEAVKLNVYAYFKEKALTEIEKTKTLYNTVIEESYYRTVHDIAKGCNVGVYFSLIPKRAVNEMLGSKWHGEQFSDRVWNNTAKVAEQSQKIITEGIMSHAGYTQMAARLAEIMETSKYNAQRLVNTQVSYFMNMAELRAYEELGIEQYKYLATLDERTCESCSPLDNKIFKVSEAVGGVNYPPMHPHCRCTTTMPTDYARRWARDPLTGKGYKIKGMSYNEWIESLTDKQKEAFDKHVVMYRNRGGDKKQYVRYTEVLGKKNVPKTFDEFQNIKYNYTNQWDDLKYYARNINGRPIEYVKIDRELEKAGIKNKGKAYPVEDIKINGWRVHAENRIKQSGISKAEALTYKKNAIAIMKRYPEPNTLCDYYSSSGVIGVKSYSGIVQTVISKDRMMNDTLVVIEVMKKWLK; from the coding sequence ATGAGAAGTGCTGATTATTGGCTGAGAGTTGCGCTAATGCGCGAACTTGATGCACACAACCGCGGAGCATACACAATACAAGAGCTTAGGCGTATGTATGACAGTATCATAAAAGATATCGACAAAGAAATAAAAAAGATATTCAACACATACAAAAATGGTGTACAAATCACAGCCGAGGAAGCCGAACAGCTTATTAATAAAGCGGCGCAGAACCAAATAGCAGATAGGCTGTCTGAAATATTAAAAGACACGGAAGATCCAAAACAGCGGCTTGAACTTATGCGCAAGATACACGCGCAGGCATACGGGGCAAGAATTAGCCGTTTAGAAGCGGTTAAGCTTAATGTATATGCTTATTTCAAAGAAAAGGCACTAACGGAGATAGAGAAAACTAAGACTTTATACAATACGGTTATAGAAGAAAGCTATTACAGAACCGTTCACGACATAGCAAAAGGCTGTAATGTAGGTGTATACTTTTCTCTTATACCTAAGCGCGCAGTTAATGAAATGCTTGGGAGTAAGTGGCATGGCGAACAATTTAGCGATAGAGTGTGGAATAACACGGCAAAGGTCGCTGAACAGTCGCAGAAGATAATTACAGAAGGGATAATGAGCCATGCGGGATATACGCAAATGGCTGCCCGGCTTGCTGAGATAATGGAAACATCAAAGTATAACGCGCAGAGGCTGGTTAATACGCAGGTCAGTTATTTCATGAACATGGCTGAATTGAGGGCTTATGAAGAATTAGGAATAGAACAATACAAATATCTTGCAACGCTTGATGAGAGGACGTGTGAAAGCTGTTCGCCGCTTGATAATAAGATATTTAAAGTCAGTGAGGCGGTAGGTGGCGTAAATTATCCGCCTATGCACCCGCATTGCAGATGTACAACAACAATGCCGACAGACTATGCAAGACGCTGGGCGCGCGACCCTCTGACAGGCAAGGGCTATAAAATAAAGGGTATGAGTTACAATGAATGGATTGAGAGCCTGACAGACAAGCAAAAAGAGGCGTTTGACAAACATGTTGTTATGTATAGAAACCGAGGCGGCGACAAGAAACAATATGTGAGATATACTGAGGTGTTGGGAAAGAAGAATGTCCCTAAAACATTTGACGAATTCCAAAATATAAAGTATAATTATACCAATCAATGGGACGACTTAAAATATTATGCTCGTAATATCAATGGAAGACCGATTGAATATGTAAAGATAGACAGAGAACTTGAAAAGGCTGGTATTAAAAACAAGGGGAAAGCATATCCGGTAGAAGACATTAAAATTAACGGCTGGCGAGTTCATGCAGAAAACAGAATTAAACAAAGCGGAATTTCAAAAGCTGAGGCACTTACATATAAAAAGAACGCTATAGCAATAATGAAAAGGTACCCGGAACCAAATACTTTGTGTGATTATTATAGTAGCAGTGGCGTAATAGGTGTTAAGTCTTATAGTGGAATAGTTCAGACTGTTATTAGTAAAGATAGAATGATGAACGATACACTTGTAGTTATAGAGGTGATGAAAAAATGGCTGAAATAG
- a CDS encoding DUF4355 domain-containing protein: MAENAKQTGGAMVTPQTGQNVADLATPTGPTAPAAGTAVNAGGTDDVQSKIDEALKAARKKWDAELETRLSEAISESERLAKLNADERAEAERQKEQEKFEKERAKYEREKLEFETGKSLMDKGLSPQFASFLAQDNAETTKANIDAFEKAFNEEVQAAVVDKLKGTVPKAGTDKAAAITQEAFNKMSYAERVKLYNEDKETYEKLTGGNQ; this comes from the coding sequence ATGGCAGAAAATGCAAAACAGACAGGCGGCGCTATGGTAACACCCCAAACAGGACAAAATGTTGCAGACCTGGCAACGCCGACCGGACCTACAGCGCCGGCCGCAGGGACGGCTGTCAACGCGGGCGGCACCGATGACGTTCAATCCAAAATTGATGAAGCGTTAAAGGCGGCGCGCAAGAAGTGGGATGCAGAGCTTGAAACAAGGTTGTCGGAAGCAATAAGCGAAAGTGAACGTCTTGCCAAGCTGAACGCGGACGAACGAGCAGAAGCCGAGCGGCAAAAGGAACAGGAAAAATTTGAGAAAGAACGCGCGAAATATGAGCGTGAAAAGCTTGAATTTGAAACGGGTAAATCACTTATGGACAAAGGACTTTCGCCTCAATTCGCTTCATTTTTGGCGCAGGACAACGCCGAAACCACAAAGGCGAATATAGACGCGTTTGAAAAGGCGTTTAACGAAGAGGTGCAAGCTGCGGTTGTCGATAAGCTGAAAGGAACTGTCCCAAAGGCGGGGACAGACAAAGCCGCTGCAATAACGCAAGAGGCTTTTAACAAAATGAGTTATGCAGAGCGCGTCAAGCTGTATAACGAGGACAAAGAAACTTATGAAAAATTAACAGGAGGTAATCAATAA
- a CDS encoding N4-gp56 family major capsid protein, protein MATGTTKLENMVNPEVMAPMVSAKLEAAMKFAPLATIDRTLQGKPGDTVTLPKYAYIGDAEDVGEGEAIPIEKMATSTTKVSVKKAGKGVELTDESVLSGYGDPMGEAVNQLGLSIANKLDNDVLAVLDNIISAMTVGDGTATLTSNFIADALVKFGEDIDGEKVLLIAPAQLAELRKSEDWIKATDIGADIIIKGTVGMIHGCQVVLSNKIKAENGAYTNYIVKPGALAIYLKRDTEIENDRDIVNKTTVITADKHYTTHIADDAKAIKISAKE, encoded by the coding sequence ATGGCAACAGGAACAACGAAGCTTGAAAACATGGTAAATCCCGAGGTTATGGCGCCTATGGTATCGGCAAAGCTTGAGGCAGCTATGAAGTTTGCCCCGCTTGCGACCATTGACAGAACATTGCAGGGAAAGCCGGGCGATACCGTCACGCTTCCAAAGTATGCGTACATAGGTGACGCGGAGGACGTGGGCGAGGGCGAGGCTATTCCGATTGAGAAAATGGCGACATCGACCACCAAGGTAAGCGTTAAAAAGGCAGGCAAGGGCGTTGAGCTTACGGACGAGTCCGTTCTAAGCGGCTATGGCGACCCTATGGGCGAGGCGGTAAATCAGCTTGGGTTGTCAATAGCAAACAAGCTTGACAATGATGTGCTTGCTGTGCTTGATAATATCATATCCGCTATGACAGTCGGAGATGGCACGGCAACGCTGACTTCAAACTTTATAGCGGACGCACTCGTTAAATTCGGAGAGGACATAGACGGTGAAAAGGTTCTGCTTATCGCTCCGGCACAGCTGGCGGAGCTTAGAAAATCCGAGGACTGGATTAAAGCGACCGACATCGGCGCGGATATTATAATTAAGGGCACGGTCGGCATGATACACGGCTGTCAAGTTGTGCTTTCCAACAAGATTAAGGCGGAGAACGGCGCTTATACGAACTATATCGTTAAGCCCGGTGCGCTTGCGATTTACCTAAAGCGCGATACCGAGATTGAAAATGACAGAGATATTGTTAATAAAACCACGGTTATCACAGCCGACAAGCACTATACAACGCACATCGCGGACGACGCCAAGGCCATCAAGATTAGCGCAAAGGAGTAA
- a CDS encoding phage head-tail connector protein translates to MLNKANALETAKMLLGIEGDCRDNLLSFLIEDNINLILNYCRISDFPQELESLLPVMTADRYRRASYGQEKADKVVKSETQGSVSKSYEDSTANDSHFLNNYRERLKPFINRKGRVPSDFDEPEKND, encoded by the coding sequence ATGTTAAACAAAGCGAACGCGCTAGAAACCGCAAAAATGCTTCTAGGGATAGAGGGGGACTGCAGGGATAACCTGCTGTCCTTTTTAATTGAGGATAACATAAATCTGATTTTAAACTATTGCAGAATATCAGATTTTCCGCAAGAGCTTGAAAGCCTTTTGCCGGTTATGACCGCCGACCGATATAGGCGCGCAAGCTATGGGCAGGAAAAAGCAGACAAGGTTGTGAAGTCGGAAACACAGGGCTCTGTAAGCAAAAGCTATGAGGACAGTACGGCTAACGACAGTCATTTTCTCAATAATTACCGCGAGAGATTAAAGCCGTTTATTAATCGTAAAGGGAGGGTTCCGAGTGATTTTGATGAACCTGAAAAAAACGATTGA
- a CDS encoding HK97-gp10 family putative phage morphogenesis protein, whose protein sequence is MGINIEIDGLDNILDNLENISSKLDGAVQNGVAKGGKAIQAQCKAECPVDTGELRNSIVEETTGGGGKYTSEIGPTVDYGIYVEMGTGIYAGGRQTPWRYQDSKGQWHTTRGQRPQPYMEPGFEAGKDEAVEILTNEVQKAIN, encoded by the coding sequence ATGGGAATCAATATTGAAATTGATGGGCTTGATAATATATTGGACAACTTAGAAAATATATCATCTAAACTTGACGGCGCTGTACAAAACGGGGTGGCAAAGGGCGGCAAAGCTATACAAGCCCAGTGTAAAGCTGAGTGTCCTGTTGATACAGGAGAACTGAGAAACAGCATTGTAGAAGAAACAACAGGCGGTGGAGGAAAATATACATCTGAGATAGGACCCACGGTTGATTACGGTATATACGTCGAAATGGGTACAGGTATTTACGCCGGAGGACGACAAACGCCGTGGAGGTATCAGGACAGCAAAGGACAATGGCACACGACCAGGGGGCAGAGACCACAGCCGTACATGGAACCCGGTTTTGAAGCCGGGAAAGATGAAGCGGTTGAAATATTAACTAATGAAGTACAAAAAGCAATAAATTAA
- a CDS encoding major tail protein has translation MAVKEINKPHSKIGVSNYTFFPITADDIATGKTTYGEAVTLPGTVEIAPTDSGSTSTFDADNGAYEVDSYVEKMGHEITNADIPPEVDAMWRGAELVDNGVEFNKDTAAKAEYFAVAWVIEKANGVKRLVRYYKGKYGFASNIGGKTKASEGAPEHQTAKATFSAVFRDSDGKGYYYIDTDNLPDGVTEEQAVENWFTDPNWYPSTTPEQGV, from the coding sequence ATGGCAGTAAAAGAAATAAATAAACCACATTCAAAAATTGGTGTATCAAATTATACCTTTTTCCCTATAACAGCTGATGATATAGCAACAGGGAAGACTACATACGGCGAGGCGGTGACATTGCCAGGCACGGTTGAAATCGCTCCAACAGATTCAGGTTCTACCTCAACATTTGACGCGGACAACGGAGCGTATGAAGTAGATTCATACGTTGAAAAAATGGGTCATGAAATTACAAACGCTGATATACCGCCCGAGGTTGACGCAATGTGGAGAGGTGCGGAACTTGTAGACAACGGCGTGGAGTTCAATAAAGACACAGCGGCAAAGGCTGAATATTTTGCTGTGGCTTGGGTGATTGAAAAAGCCAACGGTGTAAAACGTTTGGTTAGGTACTATAAGGGCAAATATGGTTTTGCCTCAAATATTGGAGGCAAGACAAAAGCTTCTGAGGGCGCGCCCGAACATCAGACAGCCAAAGCCACATTTTCAGCCGTATTCCGTGATTCTGACGGTAAGGGATATTACTATATAGATACAGACAATCTGCCTGATGGAGTGACGGAAGAACAGGCTGTAGAAAACTGGTTCACAGACCCGAACTGGTATCCGTCAACAACACCGGAACAGGGGGTTTAG